A genome region from Candidatus Zixiibacteriota bacterium includes the following:
- a CDS encoding tetratricopeptide repeat protein, with the protein MGRKRSRAGQQVYLCLALLTVLSGCALFRPPLEPKPVEPPEPIVLPPEPPRPPGIISRETAEERERREARERLALAQNLLSSGDYEAALRESQRVVELMRDKAPADAAVFNMGLIFAHPKNPKRDNRRAIAYFNRVIKNYPESGLAEQARIWVGVLDGVEKLKQVDLEIEERKRDRSR; encoded by the coding sequence ATGGGCCGAAAACGATCCAGAGCAGGGCAGCAGGTTTACCTTTGCCTTGCCCTTTTGACCGTGCTCTCGGGCTGCGCGCTCTTCCGGCCGCCTCTCGAGCCCAAGCCGGTCGAACCGCCCGAGCCGATCGTCCTGCCGCCGGAGCCCCCTCGTCCGCCGGGCATAATTTCTCGGGAAACCGCCGAGGAGCGGGAGCGGCGGGAAGCCCGGGAGCGCCTCGCGCTGGCCCAAAATTTGCTGTCGAGCGGTGATTACGAGGCTGCGCTCCGCGAAAGCCAGCGGGTAGTGGAACTGATGAGGGACAAGGCACCGGCCGACGCGGCGGTTTTCAACATGGGACTGATCTTTGCCCATCCCAAAAACCCCAAGCGGGACAACCGGCGCGCCATTGCCTACTTCAACCGGGTCATCAAGAACTATCCTGAAAGCGGCCTCGCCGAGCAGGCGCGGATCTGGGTGGGCGTTCTGGACGGCGTGGAGAAGTTGAAGCAGGTGGATCTGGAAATCGAAGAGCGAAAAAGGGACCGTTCGCGGTAG
- a CDS encoding sigma-54 dependent transcriptional regulator: protein MAGGRILVVDDDANLVELVKMRLEASGFDVTTAMTSQEALDAVRAKPLDLCLFDLMLANGNGISLMEEVHSVIPDMPTIILTAHGSIESAVEAMRRGAYSYVTKPFDPRDLLLQIDRALEHRRLNTEIRRLKELLEEKYNFDNIIARSSKMRAVLDVVTRIAKLDSTVHIHGESGTGKELIAKAIHLASGRKDKPFVALNCAALPETLLESELFGHEKGAFTGALKSTKGLFTQADGGTLFLDEIGDMPLSTQSKLLRVLQERQFYPVGSEVAVEVDVRVIVATNKDLEEQVRKGLFRDDLFYRIHVIPIHLPPLRERKEDIVPLVESFLKKFSQQMKKDVKGIAPEALRKLMLHDWPGNVRELENTIEYAVAMTQKDLITEDYVLQARNAPVEAAEKPDREAARGGADGLRPLKDARDAFERDYLVQVLSMTEGNVSQAARLAGKYRADFYDLLKKHDLKVEAFKRGKSTLAN, encoded by the coding sequence ATGGCAGGCGGACGTATACTGGTCGTGGATGACGACGCCAACCTGGTCGAGCTGGTGAAGATGAGGCTCGAAGCCTCGGGTTTCGACGTCACCACGGCGATGACCTCGCAGGAGGCGCTGGACGCGGTTCGAGCCAAGCCGCTCGATCTCTGCCTCTTCGATCTCATGCTCGCGAACGGCAACGGCATCTCGCTGATGGAAGAGGTTCACTCGGTCATACCCGACATGCCCACGATCATCCTGACGGCGCACGGGTCGATCGAGAGCGCGGTCGAGGCGATGCGTCGGGGCGCCTACAGCTATGTCACCAAGCCCTTCGATCCGCGTGACCTTCTCCTGCAGATCGACCGGGCGCTCGAGCACCGCCGGCTCAATACCGAGATCCGGCGGCTCAAGGAGCTGCTCGAAGAGAAATACAACTTCGACAACATCATCGCCCGAAGCTCGAAAATGCGCGCGGTGCTGGATGTCGTGACGCGCATCGCCAAGCTCGATTCGACCGTCCACATTCACGGGGAAAGCGGCACGGGCAAGGAACTGATTGCGAAAGCCATTCATCTGGCGAGCGGAAGGAAAGACAAGCCCTTCGTGGCGCTGAACTGCGCCGCGCTGCCGGAGACGCTTCTCGAAAGCGAGCTCTTCGGTCACGAGAAAGGGGCCTTCACCGGCGCGCTCAAGAGCACCAAGGGGCTTTTCACGCAGGCCGACGGCGGGACGTTGTTCCTCGACGAGATCGGCGACATGCCGTTGTCGACGCAGTCCAAGCTGCTGCGCGTCCTGCAGGAACGACAGTTCTATCCGGTCGGCAGCGAGGTCGCGGTCGAGGTCGACGTCCGAGTGATCGTCGCCACCAACAAGGACCTCGAAGAACAAGTTCGCAAGGGCCTGTTCCGCGACGATCTCTTCTACCGAATCCACGTCATTCCGATCCATCTGCCGCCGCTGCGGGAAAGAAAAGAAGACATCGTGCCGCTCGTGGAAAGCTTCCTCAAGAAGTTCAGCCAGCAGATGAAAAAGGACGTGAAAGGAATCGCTCCGGAAGCGCTGCGAAAATTGATGCTCCACGACTGGCCGGGAAATGTCCGGGAGCTGGAGAATACCATCGAGTACGCCGTGGCCATGACCCAGAAGGACCTGATCACCGAGGATTACGTCCTGCAGGCCAGGAACGCCCCGGTGGAAGCTGCGGAAAAACCGGATCGGGAGGCGGCCCGCGGGGGAGCCGACGGGTTGCGTCCGCTGAAGGACGCCCGCGACGCCTTCGAGCGGGACTACCTGGTGCAGGTGCTGTCAATGACCGAGGGAAATGTGAGCCAGGCCGCCAGGCTCGCCGGCAAGTACCGAGCGGATTTCTACGACCTGCTGAAGAAACACGACCTCAAAGTGGAAGCCTTCAAGCGCGGAAAATCGACTCTCGCAAACTGA
- a CDS encoding OmpA family protein, with amino-acid sequence MTIKSLIAAGAFGSLLMAQGCIATRDWVREQMDPVNARVTQSEGRLTQAEGQISSLGTRMSGVEGKLGQFEGRLGQVDEKAERALKAIGNLRLERKIVIDMKEGANFAFNSASLPAEARREIDGFLSDLKGEAGGEGTFFVVAGHTDNVGPEDYNYELGKRRADAVSRYLITQKKLDPMRVVSVSYGESSPLMDNKTPQGRAKNRRVEILVYREGITTGATAGQPGPQASQPAEQQVSQR; translated from the coding sequence ATGACGATCAAGAGTTTGATCGCGGCGGGTGCATTTGGGTCCCTGCTCATGGCTCAGGGATGCATCGCCACGCGCGATTGGGTAAGGGAGCAGATGGATCCGGTGAACGCCCGGGTAACTCAGAGCGAAGGGCGGCTGACCCAGGCCGAGGGTCAGATCAGCAGCCTCGGCACGCGAATGAGCGGGGTCGAGGGCAAGCTCGGGCAGTTCGAAGGCAGGCTGGGGCAGGTCGATGAGAAGGCCGAAAGAGCGCTCAAAGCGATCGGGAACCTCAGGCTCGAGCGCAAGATCGTGATCGACATGAAAGAAGGCGCCAACTTCGCGTTCAATTCGGCCAGTCTTCCCGCGGAGGCCCGCCGGGAGATCGACGGTTTTCTGAGTGATCTCAAAGGCGAGGCAGGGGGCGAGGGGACTTTCTTCGTCGTTGCGGGTCATACCGACAACGTCGGTCCCGAAGACTACAACTACGAGCTGGGAAAACGCCGGGCGGATGCCGTGAGCCGATACCTGATCACGCAAAAGAAGCTCGATCCCATGCGCGTCGTCTCGGTTTCGTACGGAGAGAGCTCGCCGTTGATGGACAACAAGACGCCGCAGGGGCGGGCCAAGAATCGCAGGGTCGAAATCCTGGTGTACCGCGAAGGGATCACGACGGGGGCCACCGCGGGTCAACCCGGCCCGCAGGCGTCCCAGCCCGCGGAGCAACAGGTCAGCCAGAGATAG